The sequence ACATCAGAAGCATCGATGCAACCATCGGCGGTCAGATCGCCGTTGCTTGTGCCCGAAGGGACATAGCCTGGCAAATTAACCCAAGCCGAAGCCCCACCAATGAATGTGGTACCGTACCTGCGCCCGAAGTAGCGCGCGACTGCAATCGCTAATCGGGTAGCTGAATTCTGCCACATAGCCGTTCTCGTTCGTCAGATCCTCATTTGCGGTAACTCCGCTCGGCATACCAGGCCCCCACCGGCGGACGGCCCCCGGGGGGAGGGAAGAGGGGCGAAACGGCGGCCCTTCCACAACCCGGCCGGGGGGCCGCCCCCCCCCCGGCGGGGGCGGGCGGAGACCGACGGCGGCACCTTGCCAAGGCTGTCGTGCGGTCGCTCCTCGTTGTAGTCGAGCATCCAGTTCCAGGCCAGCTCCCGCACCTGGTCAAGGTCGTCGAACAGGTACGCGCTAAGCAGCTCGTCACGGAACGTCTTGTTGAACCTCTCGATGTAGGCGTTCTGGTTCGGCTTCCCTGGCTGGATGTACCGGATCTCGACGCCGTTCTGTTCGCACCAGGCCACAAACACCTCGCTCAGCAACTCCGGTCCGTTGTCGCAGCGGATCGCTTCCGGCAAGCCGCGCCAGCTCTTGATCTGTTCAAGAACGCGCACAACGCGCTCGCCGGGCAGCGACGTGTCGACCTCGATCGCCAGCAGTTCCCGAACGCCATCATCCAACACGTTCAGCGTCCGGAACCGGCGGCCGCTGTACAGCGTGTCGTGCATGAAGTCCAGCGACCAGACCATGTTCGGTGCAGCCGGTACCGCTAGCGGCTGCCGCGGGCGATCACTCAGCGCTGCTTGGTCCGGCGCCGGTGATTCAGCCCCAACTCAGTACACCCGGTACAGGCGCTTGTGATTCCACCCCCGGCCGTGCAGGCGCAGCTGGTCGAGCCGGGGTCGTCCGGCAAGGCCCTGCAAGGCGTCGATCACCTCAGCGTCGCGCACCAGACGACCCTGAGGGGTCTTGTACCACGCGGCACGCGACAGCGCACAGGCCCGCCGCCCCGCCGCCGGGGCGCCGGGCGGCTGACCCGTGGCCAGCCGCCCCCGGGGCGGGGGGGGGGGGGGGGGGGGGGGGGGGGGGGGGGGGGGGGGGGCGGGGGGGGGGGGGGGGTAGCCCTGCCCGGCTGGGCGACGCCCCCGGGGCCGCCGAACCCTG comes from bacterium and encodes:
- a CDS encoding transposase family protein, whose amino-acid sequence is MVWSLDFMHDTLYSGRRFRTLNVLDDGVRELLAIEVDTSLPGERVVRVLEQIKSWRGLPEAIRCDNGPELLSEVFVAWCEQNGVEIRYIQPGKPNQNAYIERFNKTFRDELLSAYLFDDLDQVRELAWNWMLDYNEERPHDSLGKVPPSVSARPRRGGGGPPAGLWKGRRFAPLPSPRGPSAGGGLVCRAELPQMRI